A region from the Canis lupus baileyi chromosome 27, mCanLup2.hap1, whole genome shotgun sequence genome encodes:
- the SMTN gene encoding smoothelin isoform X1: MADEALAGLDEGALRKLLEVTADLAERRRIRSAIRELQRQELQREEEALASKRFRAERQDNKENWLHSQQQEAEQRAALARLAGRLESMNDVEELTALLRGAGEYEERKLIRAAIRRIRAQEIEAATLAGRLCSGRPNGGSREESKGRAAHRLEQCEVPEQEKQEQHTEVPEPTPTPQGTSRDVTTVTLLLRAPPGGTPSLPASPVSSPTTASPEPPLEPAEAQCPAAETVGSPEPPSSPPRATSPEPQEPPATPSTERQVVSKLLPGPTEPPAVQGPTKDPSNTKRADLAGSRPCQRSLSVLSPRQPAQNQEPPNPASGPSPFQRAGSVRDRVRKFTSDSPMAAGLQDGPPRLALGASTPTRLLGPSHINTTPASSNGSSSRAPSDTSSRFSKEPRGTARPLAQLQSCPREEGPRGRGLAARSLENRAGGPGARSEEPSAPLPVPAGTAEPGASMKTTFTIEIKDGRGQASTSRVLLPTGNQRAELTLGLRAPPTLLSTSSGGKSTITHISSPATLAQLGSVTHVTSFSHASPGSRRGCSIKAAEDAGTPVAHPPAFSTRRRSSAGPAHSSSLMEPEPAGPPSAAVEVANGAQQTQVDKAPERRSPLSTEELMAIEDESILDKMLDQTTDFEERKLIRAALRELRQKKRDQRDKERERRLQEARARPGEGRGNTATETTTQHSQRAADGSAVSTVTKTERLVHSNDGTRTARTTTVESSFVRRSENGGGSTMVQTKTFSSSSSKKMGSIFDREDEASPRPGSLAALEKRQAEKKKELMKAQSLPKTSASQARKAMIEKLEKEGAAGSPGGPRAAVQRSTSFGVPNANSIKQMLLDWCRAKTRGYEHVDIQNFSSSWSDGMAFCALVHNFFPEAFDYGQLSPQNRRQNFEVAFSSAEMLVDCVPLVEVEDMMIMGKKPDPKCVFTYVQSLYNHLRRHELRLRGKNV, from the exons TTGGAGGTCACAGCGGATCTGGCAGAGAGGCGGCGCATCCGCTCAGCCATCCGGGAGTTGCAGCGGCAGGAGCTACAGCGTGAGGAGGAGGCCCTGGCATCCAAGCGCTTCCGTGCCGAGCGGCAGGACAACAAGGAGAACTGGCTGCA CTCTCAGcagcaggaggcagagcagcGAGCTGCTCTGGCGCGGCTGGCAGGGCGGCTGGAGTCCATGAATGATGTGGAAGAGTTGACTGCACTG CTGCGAGGTGCCGGTGAGTATGAAGAACGCAAGCTGATCCGAGCTGCAATCCGCCGCATAAGGGCCCAGGAGATTGAGG ctGCCACGTTGGCTGGGAGGTTGTGCAGCGGGCGTCCCAACGGTGGCTCAAGAGAGGAGAGCAAGGGGCGGGCAGCACACAGGCTGGAACAGTGTGAG GTGCCAGAGCAAGAGAAACAGGAGCAGCACACAGAGGTCCCAGAGCCAACCCCAACCCCTCAGGGCACCAGCCGGGATGTGACCACAGTGACACTCCTGCTGCGGGCCCCACCTGGGGGCACACCCAGCTTACCTGCCTCACCTGTCAGTTCACCCACCACTGCTTCTCCTGAGCCTCCACTAGAGCCTGCTGAGGCCCAGTGTCCTGCTGCTGAGACTGTGGGCAGCCCCGAGCCACCCTCCAGCCCACCCAGGGCCACCAGCCCTGAGCCCCAGGAACCGCCAGCCACCCCCAGCACTGAGAGGCAGGTGGTCAGCAAG CTCCTGCCTGGCCCCACAGAGCCCCCAGCTGTCCAAGGCCCCACCAAAGATCCCTCCAACACAAAGAGAGCAG ACCTGGCCGGATCCCGTCCCTGCCAACGCTCGCTGTCTGTGCTCAGCCCCCGCCAGCCAGCCCAGAACCAAG AGCCCCCCAACCCTGCCAGCGGACCTTCCCCATTCCAGCGGGCTGGCTCTGTGCGGGATCGTGTGCGCAAGTTCACATCTGATTCTCCTATGGCTGCTGGGCTCCAGGATGGCCCACCCCGGTTGGCCCTGGGTGCCTCAACCCCCACAAGactcctgggcccctcccacaTCAACACTACCCCTGCCTCTTCCAATGGCTCCTCCTCACGGGCCCCCAGTGACACCTCCTCCCGATTCAGCAAGGAGCCACGGGGAACAGCCAGGCCCCTGGCCCAGCTTCAGAGCTGCCCCCGGGAGGAGGGCCCCAGGGGGCGGGGCTTGGCTGCCAGGTCCCTTGAAAACAGAgcaggggggcctggggcccgCTCAGAGGAGCCCAGTGCCCCGCTTCCCGTGCCTGCCGGCACTGCTGAGCCAGGGGCCAGTATGAAGACCACATTCACCATCGAGATCAAGGATGGCCGTGGCCAGGCATCCACAAGCCGAGTGCTGCTGCCCACAGGCAACCAGAGGGCAG AACTGACGCTGGGGCTACGGGCGCCTCCCACCCTCCTGAGCACCAGCAGTGGGGGCAAGAGCACCATCACCCATATCAGCAGCCCTGCGACCCTGGCCCAGCTGGGTAGCGTCACTCATGTCACCAGCTTCAGCCATGCTTCCCCTGGTAGCCGGAGAGGCTGCAGCATTAAG GCGGCTGAGGATGCTGGGACCCCCGTGGCCCACCCGCCTGCCTTCAGCACCCGCCGCCGCTCCTCTGCCGGCCCTGCCCACAGCAGCAGTCTC ATGGAGCCAGAGCCAGCAGGGCCCCCCTCTGCGGCAGTGGAAGTGGCTAATGGCGCCCAGCAAACCCAAGTGGACAAAGCACCAGAGAGGCGGAGCCCCCTAAGCACTGAGGAGCTGATGGCCATTGAGGATGAAAGCATCCTGGACAAGATG CTGGATCAGACTACAGACTTTGAGGAACGGAAGCTAATCCGGGCTGCACTACGTGAGCTCCGACAAAAGAAGAGAG ACCAGCGGGACAAGGAACGGGAACGGCGGCTGCAAGAGGCACGGGCCCGGCCAGGGGAGGGCCGTGGCAACACAGCCACAGAGACCACCACGCAGCACAGCCAGCGGGCAGCCGACGGCTCAGCTGTCAGCACTGTCACCAAGACTGAGCGGCTCGTCCACTCTA ATGATGGCACGAGGACGGCCCGCACCACCACGGTGGAGTCAAGTTTTGTGAGGCGCTCGGAGA ATGGTGGCGGCAGCACCATGGTGCAAACCAAGACCTTTTCCTCGTCGTCATCCAAGAAAATGGGCAG TATCTTTGACCGCGAGGATGAGGCCAGCCCACGGCCCGGCAGCCTGGCGGCACTCGAGAAACGCCAGGCggagaagaagaaagagctgATGAAGGCGCAGAGCCTGCCCAAGACCTCAGCCTCACAGGCGCGCAAAGCCATGATTGAGAAGCTGGAGAAGGAAGGCGCGGCGGG CAGCCCTGGGGGGCCGCGCGCAGCGGTGCAGCGCTCCACCAGCTTCGGAGTCCCCAACGCTAACAGCATCAAGCAGATGTTGCTGGACTGGTGCCGAGCCAAGACACGCGGCTATGAG CACGTGGACATCCAGAACTTCTCCTCAAGTTGGAGTGATGGGATGGCCTTCTGTGCCCTGGTGCATAACTTCTTCCCTGAGGCCTTCGACTATGGGCAGCTCAGCCCACAGAACCGGCGTCAGAACTTCGAGGTGGCCTTCTCATCTGCTGA GATGCTGGTGGACTGCGTGCCCCTGGTGGAGGTGGAGGACATGATGATCATGGGCAAGAAGCCCGACCCCAAGTGCGTCTTCACCTATGTGCAGTCGCTCTACAACCACCTGCGGCGCCACGAGCTGCGCCTGCGCGGGAAGAATGTGTAG
- the SMTN gene encoding smoothelin isoform X7 gives MADEALAGLDEGALRKLLEVTADLAERRRIRSAIRELQRQELQREEEALASKRFRAERQDNKENWLHSQQQEAEQRAALARLAGRLESMNDVEELTALLRGAGEYEERKLIRAAIRRIRAQEIEAATLAGRLCSGRPNGGSREESKGRAAHRLEQCEPPLEPAEAQCPAAETVGSPEPPSSPPRATSPEPQEPPATPSTERQVVSKLLPGPTEPPAVQGPTKDPSNTKRADLAGSRPCQRSLSVLSPRQPAQNQEPPNPASGPSPFQRAGSVRDRVRKFTSDSPMAAGLQDGPPRLALGASTPTRLLGPSHINTTPASSNGSSSRAPSDTSSRFSKEPRGTARPLAQLQSCPREEGPRGRGLAARSLENRAGGPGARSEEPSAPLPVPAGTAEPGASMKTTFTIEIKDGRGQASTSRVLLPTGNQRAELTLGLRAPPTLLSTSSGGKSTITHISSPATLAQLGSVTHVTSFSHASPGSRRGCSIKAAEDAGTPVAHPPAFSTRRRSSAGPAHSSSLMEPEPAGPPSAAVEVANGAQQTQVDKAPERRSPLSTEELMAIEDESILDKMLDQTTDFEERKLIRAALRELRQKKRDQRDKERERRLQEARARPGEGRGNTATETTTQHSQRAADGSAVSTVTKTERLVHSNDGTRTARTTTVESSFVRRSENGGGSTMVQTKTFSSSSSKKMGSIFDREDEASPRPGSLAALEKRQAEKKKELMKAQSLPKTSASQARKAMIEKLEKEGAAGSPGGPRAAVQRSTSFGVPNANSIKQMLLDWCRAKTRGYEHVDIQNFSSSWSDGMAFCALVHNFFPEAFDYGQLSPQNRRQNFEVAFSSAEMLVDCVPLVEVEDMMIMGKKPDPKCVFTYVQSLYNHLRRHELRLRGKNV, from the exons TTGGAGGTCACAGCGGATCTGGCAGAGAGGCGGCGCATCCGCTCAGCCATCCGGGAGTTGCAGCGGCAGGAGCTACAGCGTGAGGAGGAGGCCCTGGCATCCAAGCGCTTCCGTGCCGAGCGGCAGGACAACAAGGAGAACTGGCTGCA CTCTCAGcagcaggaggcagagcagcGAGCTGCTCTGGCGCGGCTGGCAGGGCGGCTGGAGTCCATGAATGATGTGGAAGAGTTGACTGCACTG CTGCGAGGTGCCGGTGAGTATGAAGAACGCAAGCTGATCCGAGCTGCAATCCGCCGCATAAGGGCCCAGGAGATTGAGG ctGCCACGTTGGCTGGGAGGTTGTGCAGCGGGCGTCCCAACGGTGGCTCAAGAGAGGAGAGCAAGGGGCGGGCAGCACACAGGCTGGAACAGTGTGAG CCTCCACTAGAGCCTGCTGAGGCCCAGTGTCCTGCTGCTGAGACTGTGGGCAGCCCCGAGCCACCCTCCAGCCCACCCAGGGCCACCAGCCCTGAGCCCCAGGAACCGCCAGCCACCCCCAGCACTGAGAGGCAGGTGGTCAGCAAG CTCCTGCCTGGCCCCACAGAGCCCCCAGCTGTCCAAGGCCCCACCAAAGATCCCTCCAACACAAAGAGAGCAG ACCTGGCCGGATCCCGTCCCTGCCAACGCTCGCTGTCTGTGCTCAGCCCCCGCCAGCCAGCCCAGAACCAAG AGCCCCCCAACCCTGCCAGCGGACCTTCCCCATTCCAGCGGGCTGGCTCTGTGCGGGATCGTGTGCGCAAGTTCACATCTGATTCTCCTATGGCTGCTGGGCTCCAGGATGGCCCACCCCGGTTGGCCCTGGGTGCCTCAACCCCCACAAGactcctgggcccctcccacaTCAACACTACCCCTGCCTCTTCCAATGGCTCCTCCTCACGGGCCCCCAGTGACACCTCCTCCCGATTCAGCAAGGAGCCACGGGGAACAGCCAGGCCCCTGGCCCAGCTTCAGAGCTGCCCCCGGGAGGAGGGCCCCAGGGGGCGGGGCTTGGCTGCCAGGTCCCTTGAAAACAGAgcaggggggcctggggcccgCTCAGAGGAGCCCAGTGCCCCGCTTCCCGTGCCTGCCGGCACTGCTGAGCCAGGGGCCAGTATGAAGACCACATTCACCATCGAGATCAAGGATGGCCGTGGCCAGGCATCCACAAGCCGAGTGCTGCTGCCCACAGGCAACCAGAGGGCAG AACTGACGCTGGGGCTACGGGCGCCTCCCACCCTCCTGAGCACCAGCAGTGGGGGCAAGAGCACCATCACCCATATCAGCAGCCCTGCGACCCTGGCCCAGCTGGGTAGCGTCACTCATGTCACCAGCTTCAGCCATGCTTCCCCTGGTAGCCGGAGAGGCTGCAGCATTAAG GCGGCTGAGGATGCTGGGACCCCCGTGGCCCACCCGCCTGCCTTCAGCACCCGCCGCCGCTCCTCTGCCGGCCCTGCCCACAGCAGCAGTCTC ATGGAGCCAGAGCCAGCAGGGCCCCCCTCTGCGGCAGTGGAAGTGGCTAATGGCGCCCAGCAAACCCAAGTGGACAAAGCACCAGAGAGGCGGAGCCCCCTAAGCACTGAGGAGCTGATGGCCATTGAGGATGAAAGCATCCTGGACAAGATG CTGGATCAGACTACAGACTTTGAGGAACGGAAGCTAATCCGGGCTGCACTACGTGAGCTCCGACAAAAGAAGAGAG ACCAGCGGGACAAGGAACGGGAACGGCGGCTGCAAGAGGCACGGGCCCGGCCAGGGGAGGGCCGTGGCAACACAGCCACAGAGACCACCACGCAGCACAGCCAGCGGGCAGCCGACGGCTCAGCTGTCAGCACTGTCACCAAGACTGAGCGGCTCGTCCACTCTA ATGATGGCACGAGGACGGCCCGCACCACCACGGTGGAGTCAAGTTTTGTGAGGCGCTCGGAGA ATGGTGGCGGCAGCACCATGGTGCAAACCAAGACCTTTTCCTCGTCGTCATCCAAGAAAATGGGCAG TATCTTTGACCGCGAGGATGAGGCCAGCCCACGGCCCGGCAGCCTGGCGGCACTCGAGAAACGCCAGGCggagaagaagaaagagctgATGAAGGCGCAGAGCCTGCCCAAGACCTCAGCCTCACAGGCGCGCAAAGCCATGATTGAGAAGCTGGAGAAGGAAGGCGCGGCGGG CAGCCCTGGGGGGCCGCGCGCAGCGGTGCAGCGCTCCACCAGCTTCGGAGTCCCCAACGCTAACAGCATCAAGCAGATGTTGCTGGACTGGTGCCGAGCCAAGACACGCGGCTATGAG CACGTGGACATCCAGAACTTCTCCTCAAGTTGGAGTGATGGGATGGCCTTCTGTGCCCTGGTGCATAACTTCTTCCCTGAGGCCTTCGACTATGGGCAGCTCAGCCCACAGAACCGGCGTCAGAACTTCGAGGTGGCCTTCTCATCTGCTGA GATGCTGGTGGACTGCGTGCCCCTGGTGGAGGTGGAGGACATGATGATCATGGGCAAGAAGCCCGACCCCAAGTGCGTCTTCACCTATGTGCAGTCGCTCTACAACCACCTGCGGCGCCACGAGCTGCGCCTGCGCGGGAAGAATGTGTAG
- the SMTN gene encoding smoothelin isoform X10: MADEALAGLDEGALRKLLEVTADLAERRRIRSAIRELQRQELQREEEALASKRFRAERQDNKENWLHSQQQEAEQRAALARLAGRLESMNDVEELTALLRGAGEYEERKLIRAAIRRIRAQEIEAATLAGRLCSGRPNGGSREESKGRAAHRLEQCEVPEQEKQEQHTEVPEPTPTPQGTSRDVTTVTLLLRAPPGGTPSLPASPVSSPTTASPEPPLEPAEAQCPAAETVGSPEPPSSPPRATSPEPQEPPATPSTERQVVSKLLPGPTEPPAVQGPTKDPSNTKRADLAGSRPCQRSLSVLSPRQPAQNQEPPNPASGPSPFQRAGSVRDRVRKFTSDSPMAAGLQDGPPRLALGASTPTRLLGPSHINTTPASSNGSSSRAPSDTSSRFSKEPRGTARPLAQLQSCPREEGPRGRGLAARSLENRAGGPGARSEEPSAPLPVPAGTAEPGASMKTTFTIEIKDGRGQASTSRVLLPTGNQRAELTLGLRAPPTLLSTSSGGKSTITHISSPATLAQLGSVTHVTSFSHASPGSRRGCSIKAAEDAGTPVAHPPAFSTRRRSSAGPAHSSSLMEPEPAGPPSAAVEVANGAQQTQVDKAPERRSPLSTEELMAIEDESILDKMLDQTTDFEERKLIRAALRELRQKKRDGGGSTMVQTKTFSSSSSKKMGSIFDREDEASPRPGSLAALEKRQAEKKKELMKAQSLPKTSASQARKAMIEKLEKEGAAGPGGPRAAVQRSTSFGVPNANSIKQMLLDWCRAKTRGYEHVDIQNFSSSWSDGMAFCALVHNFFPEAFDYGQLSPQNRRQNFEVAFSSAETHADCPQLLDTEDMVRLREPDWKCVYTYIQEFYRCLVQKGLVKTKKS, translated from the exons TTGGAGGTCACAGCGGATCTGGCAGAGAGGCGGCGCATCCGCTCAGCCATCCGGGAGTTGCAGCGGCAGGAGCTACAGCGTGAGGAGGAGGCCCTGGCATCCAAGCGCTTCCGTGCCGAGCGGCAGGACAACAAGGAGAACTGGCTGCA CTCTCAGcagcaggaggcagagcagcGAGCTGCTCTGGCGCGGCTGGCAGGGCGGCTGGAGTCCATGAATGATGTGGAAGAGTTGACTGCACTG CTGCGAGGTGCCGGTGAGTATGAAGAACGCAAGCTGATCCGAGCTGCAATCCGCCGCATAAGGGCCCAGGAGATTGAGG ctGCCACGTTGGCTGGGAGGTTGTGCAGCGGGCGTCCCAACGGTGGCTCAAGAGAGGAGAGCAAGGGGCGGGCAGCACACAGGCTGGAACAGTGTGAG GTGCCAGAGCAAGAGAAACAGGAGCAGCACACAGAGGTCCCAGAGCCAACCCCAACCCCTCAGGGCACCAGCCGGGATGTGACCACAGTGACACTCCTGCTGCGGGCCCCACCTGGGGGCACACCCAGCTTACCTGCCTCACCTGTCAGTTCACCCACCACTGCTTCTCCTGAGCCTCCACTAGAGCCTGCTGAGGCCCAGTGTCCTGCTGCTGAGACTGTGGGCAGCCCCGAGCCACCCTCCAGCCCACCCAGGGCCACCAGCCCTGAGCCCCAGGAACCGCCAGCCACCCCCAGCACTGAGAGGCAGGTGGTCAGCAAG CTCCTGCCTGGCCCCACAGAGCCCCCAGCTGTCCAAGGCCCCACCAAAGATCCCTCCAACACAAAGAGAGCAG ACCTGGCCGGATCCCGTCCCTGCCAACGCTCGCTGTCTGTGCTCAGCCCCCGCCAGCCAGCCCAGAACCAAG AGCCCCCCAACCCTGCCAGCGGACCTTCCCCATTCCAGCGGGCTGGCTCTGTGCGGGATCGTGTGCGCAAGTTCACATCTGATTCTCCTATGGCTGCTGGGCTCCAGGATGGCCCACCCCGGTTGGCCCTGGGTGCCTCAACCCCCACAAGactcctgggcccctcccacaTCAACACTACCCCTGCCTCTTCCAATGGCTCCTCCTCACGGGCCCCCAGTGACACCTCCTCCCGATTCAGCAAGGAGCCACGGGGAACAGCCAGGCCCCTGGCCCAGCTTCAGAGCTGCCCCCGGGAGGAGGGCCCCAGGGGGCGGGGCTTGGCTGCCAGGTCCCTTGAAAACAGAgcaggggggcctggggcccgCTCAGAGGAGCCCAGTGCCCCGCTTCCCGTGCCTGCCGGCACTGCTGAGCCAGGGGCCAGTATGAAGACCACATTCACCATCGAGATCAAGGATGGCCGTGGCCAGGCATCCACAAGCCGAGTGCTGCTGCCCACAGGCAACCAGAGGGCAG AACTGACGCTGGGGCTACGGGCGCCTCCCACCCTCCTGAGCACCAGCAGTGGGGGCAAGAGCACCATCACCCATATCAGCAGCCCTGCGACCCTGGCCCAGCTGGGTAGCGTCACTCATGTCACCAGCTTCAGCCATGCTTCCCCTGGTAGCCGGAGAGGCTGCAGCATTAAG GCGGCTGAGGATGCTGGGACCCCCGTGGCCCACCCGCCTGCCTTCAGCACCCGCCGCCGCTCCTCTGCCGGCCCTGCCCACAGCAGCAGTCTC ATGGAGCCAGAGCCAGCAGGGCCCCCCTCTGCGGCAGTGGAAGTGGCTAATGGCGCCCAGCAAACCCAAGTGGACAAAGCACCAGAGAGGCGGAGCCCCCTAAGCACTGAGGAGCTGATGGCCATTGAGGATGAAAGCATCCTGGACAAGATG CTGGATCAGACTACAGACTTTGAGGAACGGAAGCTAATCCGGGCTGCACTACGTGAGCTCCGACAAAAGAAGAGAG ATGGTGGCGGCAGCACCATGGTGCAAACCAAGACCTTTTCCTCGTCGTCATCCAAGAAAATGGGCAG TATCTTTGACCGCGAGGATGAGGCCAGCCCACGGCCCGGCAGCCTGGCGGCACTCGAGAAACGCCAGGCggagaagaagaaagagctgATGAAGGCGCAGAGCCTGCCCAAGACCTCAGCCTCACAGGCGCGCAAAGCCATGATTGAGAAGCTGGAGAAGGAAGGCGCGGCGGG CCCTGGGGGGCCGCGCGCAGCGGTGCAGCGCTCCACCAGCTTCGGAGTCCCCAACGCTAACAGCATCAAGCAGATGTTGCTGGACTGGTGCCGAGCCAAGACACGCGGCTATGAG CACGTGGACATCCAGAACTTCTCCTCAAGTTGGAGTGATGGGATGGCCTTCTGTGCCCTGGTGCATAACTTCTTCCCTGAGGCCTTCGACTATGGGCAGCTCAGCCCACAGAACCGGCGTCAGAACTTCGAGGTGGCCTTCTCATCTGCTGA GACCCATGCGGACTGCCCGCAGCTCCTGGACACAGAGGACATGGTGCGGCTTCGAGAGCCTGACTGGAAGTGCGTGTACACGTACATCCAGGAATTCTACCGCTGTCTGGTCCAGAAGGGGCTGGTAAAAACCAAAAAGTCCTAA
- the SMTN gene encoding smoothelin isoform X2 yields the protein MADEALAGLDEGALRKLLEVTADLAERRRIRSAIRELQRQELQREEEALASKRFRAERQDNKENWLHSQQQEAEQRAALARLAGRLESMNDVEELTALLRGAGEYEERKLIRAAIRRIRAQEIEAATLAGRLCSGRPNGGSREESKGRAAHRLEQCEVPEQEKQEQHTEVPEPTPTPQGTSRDVTTVTLLLRAPPGGTPSLPASPVSSPTTASPEPPLEPAEAQCPAAETVGSPEPPSSPPRATSPEPQEPPATPSTERQVVSKLLPGPTEPPAVQGPTKDPSNTKRADLAGSRPCQRSLSVLSPRQPAQNQEPPNPASGPSPFQRAGSVRDRVRKFTSDSPMAAGLQDGPPRLALGASTPTRLLGPSHINTTPASSNGSSSRAPSDTSSRFSKEPRGTARPLAQLQSCPREEGPRGRGLAARSLENRAGGPGARSEEPSAPLPVPAGTAEPGASMKTTFTIEIKDGRGQASTSRVLLPTGNQRAELTLGLRAPPTLLSTSSGGKSTITHISSPATLAQLGSVTHVTSFSHASPGSRRGCSIKAAEDAGTPVAHPPAFSTRRRSSAGPAHSSSLMEPEPAGPPSAAVEVANGAQQTQVDKAPERRSPLSTEELMAIEDESILDKMLDQTTDFEERKLIRAALRELRQKKRDQRDKERERRLQEARARPGEGRGNTATETTTQHSQRAADGSAVSTVTKTERLVHSNDGTRTARTTTVESSFVRRSENGGGSTMVQTKTFSSSSSKKMGSIFDREDEASPRPGSLAALEKRQAEKKKELMKAQSLPKTSASQARKAMIEKLEKEGAAGPGGPRAAVQRSTSFGVPNANSIKQMLLDWCRAKTRGYEHVDIQNFSSSWSDGMAFCALVHNFFPEAFDYGQLSPQNRRQNFEVAFSSAEMLVDCVPLVEVEDMMIMGKKPDPKCVFTYVQSLYNHLRRHELRLRGKNV from the exons TTGGAGGTCACAGCGGATCTGGCAGAGAGGCGGCGCATCCGCTCAGCCATCCGGGAGTTGCAGCGGCAGGAGCTACAGCGTGAGGAGGAGGCCCTGGCATCCAAGCGCTTCCGTGCCGAGCGGCAGGACAACAAGGAGAACTGGCTGCA CTCTCAGcagcaggaggcagagcagcGAGCTGCTCTGGCGCGGCTGGCAGGGCGGCTGGAGTCCATGAATGATGTGGAAGAGTTGACTGCACTG CTGCGAGGTGCCGGTGAGTATGAAGAACGCAAGCTGATCCGAGCTGCAATCCGCCGCATAAGGGCCCAGGAGATTGAGG ctGCCACGTTGGCTGGGAGGTTGTGCAGCGGGCGTCCCAACGGTGGCTCAAGAGAGGAGAGCAAGGGGCGGGCAGCACACAGGCTGGAACAGTGTGAG GTGCCAGAGCAAGAGAAACAGGAGCAGCACACAGAGGTCCCAGAGCCAACCCCAACCCCTCAGGGCACCAGCCGGGATGTGACCACAGTGACACTCCTGCTGCGGGCCCCACCTGGGGGCACACCCAGCTTACCTGCCTCACCTGTCAGTTCACCCACCACTGCTTCTCCTGAGCCTCCACTAGAGCCTGCTGAGGCCCAGTGTCCTGCTGCTGAGACTGTGGGCAGCCCCGAGCCACCCTCCAGCCCACCCAGGGCCACCAGCCCTGAGCCCCAGGAACCGCCAGCCACCCCCAGCACTGAGAGGCAGGTGGTCAGCAAG CTCCTGCCTGGCCCCACAGAGCCCCCAGCTGTCCAAGGCCCCACCAAAGATCCCTCCAACACAAAGAGAGCAG ACCTGGCCGGATCCCGTCCCTGCCAACGCTCGCTGTCTGTGCTCAGCCCCCGCCAGCCAGCCCAGAACCAAG AGCCCCCCAACCCTGCCAGCGGACCTTCCCCATTCCAGCGGGCTGGCTCTGTGCGGGATCGTGTGCGCAAGTTCACATCTGATTCTCCTATGGCTGCTGGGCTCCAGGATGGCCCACCCCGGTTGGCCCTGGGTGCCTCAACCCCCACAAGactcctgggcccctcccacaTCAACACTACCCCTGCCTCTTCCAATGGCTCCTCCTCACGGGCCCCCAGTGACACCTCCTCCCGATTCAGCAAGGAGCCACGGGGAACAGCCAGGCCCCTGGCCCAGCTTCAGAGCTGCCCCCGGGAGGAGGGCCCCAGGGGGCGGGGCTTGGCTGCCAGGTCCCTTGAAAACAGAgcaggggggcctggggcccgCTCAGAGGAGCCCAGTGCCCCGCTTCCCGTGCCTGCCGGCACTGCTGAGCCAGGGGCCAGTATGAAGACCACATTCACCATCGAGATCAAGGATGGCCGTGGCCAGGCATCCACAAGCCGAGTGCTGCTGCCCACAGGCAACCAGAGGGCAG AACTGACGCTGGGGCTACGGGCGCCTCCCACCCTCCTGAGCACCAGCAGTGGGGGCAAGAGCACCATCACCCATATCAGCAGCCCTGCGACCCTGGCCCAGCTGGGTAGCGTCACTCATGTCACCAGCTTCAGCCATGCTTCCCCTGGTAGCCGGAGAGGCTGCAGCATTAAG GCGGCTGAGGATGCTGGGACCCCCGTGGCCCACCCGCCTGCCTTCAGCACCCGCCGCCGCTCCTCTGCCGGCCCTGCCCACAGCAGCAGTCTC ATGGAGCCAGAGCCAGCAGGGCCCCCCTCTGCGGCAGTGGAAGTGGCTAATGGCGCCCAGCAAACCCAAGTGGACAAAGCACCAGAGAGGCGGAGCCCCCTAAGCACTGAGGAGCTGATGGCCATTGAGGATGAAAGCATCCTGGACAAGATG CTGGATCAGACTACAGACTTTGAGGAACGGAAGCTAATCCGGGCTGCACTACGTGAGCTCCGACAAAAGAAGAGAG ACCAGCGGGACAAGGAACGGGAACGGCGGCTGCAAGAGGCACGGGCCCGGCCAGGGGAGGGCCGTGGCAACACAGCCACAGAGACCACCACGCAGCACAGCCAGCGGGCAGCCGACGGCTCAGCTGTCAGCACTGTCACCAAGACTGAGCGGCTCGTCCACTCTA ATGATGGCACGAGGACGGCCCGCACCACCACGGTGGAGTCAAGTTTTGTGAGGCGCTCGGAGA ATGGTGGCGGCAGCACCATGGTGCAAACCAAGACCTTTTCCTCGTCGTCATCCAAGAAAATGGGCAG TATCTTTGACCGCGAGGATGAGGCCAGCCCACGGCCCGGCAGCCTGGCGGCACTCGAGAAACGCCAGGCggagaagaagaaagagctgATGAAGGCGCAGAGCCTGCCCAAGACCTCAGCCTCACAGGCGCGCAAAGCCATGATTGAGAAGCTGGAGAAGGAAGGCGCGGCGGG CCCTGGGGGGCCGCGCGCAGCGGTGCAGCGCTCCACCAGCTTCGGAGTCCCCAACGCTAACAGCATCAAGCAGATGTTGCTGGACTGGTGCCGAGCCAAGACACGCGGCTATGAG CACGTGGACATCCAGAACTTCTCCTCAAGTTGGAGTGATGGGATGGCCTTCTGTGCCCTGGTGCATAACTTCTTCCCTGAGGCCTTCGACTATGGGCAGCTCAGCCCACAGAACCGGCGTCAGAACTTCGAGGTGGCCTTCTCATCTGCTGA GATGCTGGTGGACTGCGTGCCCCTGGTGGAGGTGGAGGACATGATGATCATGGGCAAGAAGCCCGACCCCAAGTGCGTCTTCACCTATGTGCAGTCGCTCTACAACCACCTGCGGCGCCACGAGCTGCGCCTGCGCGGGAAGAATGTGTAG